The window ATTTGAATTTCTGTCATTTCAGTGCTTGGCAGGACTTTGTGGTGCTTGTTTTGATCAGCACAATATGTTATTTCTTCTTCCTTGAGAAGTTACTGGTTAGTATTTTAGTTTtaaatagaattttaaaaataactttGGCTTGAGACCCccccaaaacacacacacacacacacacacacaactgTTGGAACATAGAAAGGTAAAATTCCTGATCCTTGGATGCTCTTATTTCCTGTTCAGCTGCTTGTTTATCCGAGACTTGGGTAGGAGTAATTGAACAGGGTCTTTTGGTAGTGTTATTGTACTAAGCAGGAAACACCACTTCGCGGAAAAAATACACTGTGTAGGtaggtaaaaaaaattatatgtatatatatactatgtattgactcCCTTAATTTCCCGGTATATCTACTTTTGTACCGAAGGAGCAAAGTAGGTAAAGCCACTGCTTGGTTCCTATTGGATTGAGGTTTACCATATccaagaaaaaagagagaggatTCTGAAACACAGAtagcatgatctctattataaaTTCCCCACTGTAAGTACGTCTATCCACTAGACAAAATGACATTTTTTTACTTTGATTGAATATTGGGTTTTGAGCAATATCCATTTGATAatcatttttatataattataccCAGTGAGCCTGGTTGGAAAGGATGTCCCTTTAGAACATAAGGCAGGCCTGACCTCTGCTTGCATCTTGTTATTACACTGTGCTATCTCATTATGTCACGACTTTAAGAGCTATGATGCTAGGTCCTCTGTCCTGAGAAATAATTGAGCTCAGATTTTTGAATAGCTAGAAAATGAAAAATTACagcatactccctccgtttcaatttttTGAGATGGTAACATTTGTGTGTATTAATATATAACGGTACATAGGTTGTACTGAAACCATAATTACAAgagaacaaaaggaaagaataaaATGATCTACAATCCGAGCAGTATTCTAAAACTTCTAGGATTGATACAGTATCTTCTGGGCACTTCTgtttacaccaaaaataaaaaaagaagaacacTATTCAGTTTGTCTTATGCACTGAATTGCTACTGTCTTCAAAACAATTAGAGTTCCTCTCCTTCCAGATTGTCCACCATATACATGTAGGGACAATCCTCCATCTATCTCTGTTTCCAGCTCCAGTTTCAGCTTCATCCCAACTAGTAAGCACTTTAGTAATCTTAGAGGGCATTGTCCATGAGATACCTTTGAAATTAATCAATATCTTTCATAGTTGATCTGTAATCCTGCAGTGTAAAAATAGATGGCTAATCCCAAATAGAAAGCACGAAGTTTAATTTAGATGAGGTAATTTGACTCGGCACGGGTTTAAGAGAAAGAGGgatacttttgaaacttgtggtcttaaaagtttaaggggtaaaagctttgtggagccatgacatttgtgttgttataaaagcttcttattaagggtaaaataaaaaatttaaagttgaattgttttcaattatagaaatgtgtcattctttttggaacggactaataaggaaagtgtgtcatctaaattgaaacggatggagtaataTATTCTAGATGAGTAAAGCAAAGTGCAACTATATggcatttctttcattttccccaACTTGGTTCCATAATGTTGGAAAAGCTTAAAATTTCCAACAGTTCCTCTATATCAGTGTTGCCTATTCTTCCCTGGTGATGCATtcaaaaacaataatttttctcCAACATATCGTGTTTGCTTGCTTCACTGAGGCGAATTCAGGATTTTGTGTTCGTGAGTGTTTAACTTTATTTGACGTAAAGTTACCACCAATCAAATCGTATAAGTGCACAACTATTTAAACACGATAAAAAATTAATGAGAAACCCATAGAATTAATATTACAAATGCCATAAAAACTGTGATGGATAACGCAATGGACGAGAAAGAAAATTAGTGAATTTTACCGTTCCGGAGGAACTCTTTATTTTTTGAAGCAaactttcattttctttctttcctatGGTGAATTAGATGAAGTAGaaggaaaagcaaagaaaaaaagtcagaatcaaaagaaataataaaacaGTAGTATTGGATAAAAAAAATAGCTGGTGAAAAGCAAAAAAGATGACCTAATAATTGGGGCAAAAGAAAAATAGTGCTTGATaatataagaaaagaaaaagggagtaAAACAATCTTAATCTTGCTAGGATTCAGCTTCGGTCTCTCAACCTTCAACTTTCATAACCCTCCAGCACTTACTTGCGTGCTTGTTGTTTAATTATATCCGTTCGCTTAAATTTTCTATGTAATTATACATACTCCGAGTCGAGGTTAATGGGTGCTCGAGCACCCAAGTTTTACATGTAAATCCGCCCCTATTACCTCAGAAATTAGACCATTATCTTGGTCCTTTTATGTAACATTTCATTAGAGTTTAAACTTTAAACTACTAAACAATAAACATAATAAAATTCATTATTTGCCTATAAAATCCACCTTGCTTAGGAAGCAAAAAAAAAGGGTCATAAAGTTTTATCAAACAATAATTTGTAGAATTGATTACCTTTCCTTTCTCAATTAAAAACATTAGTGTGTGTGTCAGCTGCATTTTGATGTCAGCTTTGGAATAGAATATATGCACATCCATCAGCTTTTATATCTTTTGCCAACTCTTAAGTAGAAAGGTGGAATTTGATGACGCCAACTACGTGGAATGTCATGTCATCCATCAACTTTTAtactatatttttataatatttttattatttgtgaAATTCATATTTTAAATCTGTCTCTTGAACATGAAAAGTGAAAACTCAGACGCTTGTGATTACTGCACCATTTGCGTTTAACACTAGGTCTTTTGGCATCTATTTTTGCGCCTAAATTTTATTTATCAAATACTAGAAGACTTACGTTATAGATTTTTCATTGGAAATGCAGCTATTAGAGAGTACATATGCCGCTCTAGAGTTTTCTCTTGTGGCCATTACTCTACATGTTTTCTACTCTATGGTAAGATTATGCAGTTGATATTTGATAACTCTTGGATAATTTCTAGTCTGTTAATCGAAGATCCTGTCTTTAAATTGTGCGCACACAACACTTTTGGCAGATATGAAATGAGGAGTAATCTTGGCTTTTGGCAGCTTCAGTTGCAGGCAGTCTATTCAGTAATGATAGATAGCATCAGTATTGGGTTTTGGTGCTTCTATGAGTCAATGCAATGTACATTCCATACCATTCTAACCCTGcatgaaatgagtatgatggagAAATGATGAGGCTGTATAGGAATATtgtaacaacaacaaacccattgGATATTGTATATGCTTCTTTTTCACgttaaaaatgtattttctttgtattattttctCTTATATCTTTTCCTCATCATCTTATGTGATGAGGTGGTTGATACCTCTGGTAGTCAAATATGTATACCGATATAGGTAAGGTAGTTATCGCTTGTCTTCTTTTTGTGTCTAGTACTAGAGGATAGTAGCTCAATGTAGATGAAAAAAGACCATGTGACATTTGAACCACAGTAGATGAAAAATTGCTGGCATCTAACTTTAATTATCTTTTTTAGATGTCCATTATTAGTCGGAATCTGAAGCCAGTTCAAGATCCAACAGGACAAACTGTTTGAAAAAAGaccaacaacaacatacccagtaatatctcacaccgtggggtctggggagggtagtgtgtacgcagaccttacccctggcTTGTGAGGATAGAggatgtttccaatagaccctcgacttaggaaagtataagcaccacattaataaaaatataggcaAGGGACGGTACCAagaagccatataaaagcagaataaaaacaaattaCATAGCACAAAATTGCATGAGAGAAGACTGAAACGCTATacattaaaaacaaattaaatttaCAGATACCTACACTTATGATACAACTGCCTCTTAAAGGAATGCATACGCCACTCTTTTAAAAGACAACTAAGCCTCAAGCTTATTTGCATTTCGCAACAGCGAGGTATTGATTGTTATTTTTCTTCACCCATACTGTTGAACGAGTTCTCTTAACATAATCTGTGAAGAGGCTGTACCTACAGGACAAATATGGCTGGTTAGACAAGGATATTCATCTTCATATCAGCAACTAAAATTCGGAGGCAAATGGGATCACATATTGCAATATTTTGGCTGAACCATCCACACATTCACAAACCCAAACATAAGGACTTATCATCATTATCATAAATAATCGACGCAGTTGAAATTAAGATACCACCTGTCAAACTCCAGTCTCTGAGTAACTATCCCATTCAATAGGAGCTCCGAACTATATACTGTTGATCCTGTAGATGTAACATGGGATTGCATTTGCATGATTATTCAAATTTAATACAAAACTTCTTACTGATTTTACAAGGCAAAAGAATAAGAAGTCTACCTTTCTCAAGGAAAGGGATGCAAACTTCATAGTCTTCTTCACAAGATAAAACTAGAAGATCGTCAGGAACAACTTCCTCTTTCATAACCGATCTACCAAGTCGCTCCACTGCCTGAAAAACATTTGGAACAGGCGTTACCAAGCACGAACAAACAGTCAATAAAATAGTTATAATTACGGAGAGAGGATTATTCCTGAACAAATACAGATTGATTATGGAACTCTCGCATGGAGGATGCGATAATGATAAACACTAGAAACACTAGTAGACACTAACTTCAAATTATAGGAATTCCAAAATATTTGACGTACTTTTACACATAACCATAGAGTATAAGTTTCAAGAATTCAAATCCGCCCATCTTTAGTGTGGATTATAATCCATACCACTTGTTTTCCCTATCAAAGAAACCTTCCATAAAATTGGTTACAAATGTTTGCTTCAGCTACCGTAAGTCAAACTAATGATCTTTTTTCTCTTCTGAAAATGGTAACAGTGTATTCATCAGCATTAAGGAAATGCTGGCCATCCTATTTACAGATCAAAGTCAAAAGTCAAAACTAATGAAGATCTTAATATTAAAAAAGTCAAACTAATGATCTTTAATATGTCACCACTTATCACCTATGTTACCATGGGCATCATCTTGAGCACACATTCAAATATATGATATCCAACATATTTAATTAGGCTGGTTCTAATCTTTCATAACTAATCATGTTGCATTTATAGCGGATAGGAAGCCTACACTCTACCATATCCTCCTGACAATACTAATGAAAGACTGGTTTTGTCTCAGGTATTCACAGAAGCACCAATATATGAGAAGATAGACTGAACATTTTGAATCTGCTTGCTTTGGACTTGACACCACTTTTTTTCTCAAAGCGGAACTTAGAACGGTACCAAATTGTGGCATCGAAGGTGATTCAGGTGAATGGATAGAGCATATGAATATCTTATCCAGGATGGTTGAATTTTAAAGTGAAATAAAAAAGGGGTAAAGAGTAGAGTACACACCAAACCATGAACTGCCTTCACCAAACTTGCCAATATATCTTTACCAGGCTTTGTATTTGGAGTGGTAAAAACTCTATATCCCTGAAAATAAATTACtatgagaaaaggaaaagcaCAGCTGCTGCATCTAAAAGTCACCTAAGGCAGCATGTTTACCTGTAAAAGGGGATGTTGGCATGCTCGTGCTAATGAAACTGGCATGCTGAAGccgaactctttttcttttcttgcatcTCTCAAGATATAATTTTTCTCATCAATAAGACAGCTAGCTTGTCCACAACTCTCAAGCCATAGATGTGTCACCACAGGTTTCCCTACAGCAATAGCTTCTAGCACGTTTCTAGTGCGAACAAATTCATCAGCCACAAAATGAGTGGCATCGGACATACATGATACGCTTGAGGCTCCTAACCGGGCTAAGATCTGCAAGAAGAGATGATAAAGTGATTCCGGTTTAAAACATACAATATTTGCacaaacaaagaaaagatcaTAGCGAAATTACCTTCTTTTGCTGTTTAATAATATCTGCATCCAGGTGCTGACTGAACAAGACTCGAACATTAGTCATTTCTCGCCTCTTCCTAGAATCTTTTATGGTGGAGCCAATTTGTGTTCCAGTAGAATGTAAGGAAGTGATTTCTCTCAAAAGAGATGATCTTGACATATTCTTCCTGCACGATTGTTTATGATACTCATCACCCATACAAATAGGTGACACAGCATTCTTCTGGATTTTTGAATTGGTGGGAGTGGTGCACGCTGAAGCTGACGCTTTACACTGCTCTCCTGTTGAAGATTCTGTTCCTTGTGCTTCATCAACAGATCTTGTTATCTCTACATTAGTTTTCCTATTAGAATCTTTTATGGACTTATGTAGAATTGTTTTTGCACTTCCATCAGCAAAAGCATCATTAGTGCTGTTACCATCCAGATGTCTTTTATCTATGCCTTCCTGTAAGAGCTTCTTATGAGACCCCCTCTCTGAGGATGCAATATCGGGGAGAGTGCATTCAGATGAACACTTTCTCTTTTTTGTGCTGACATTAATTGAAGTACTTGTCTGGTCACCTCTTAATCTCTTTGACCTTCTACAAGATTGAGTAGTGGTCTCTTGCCCCATGGTAGGCATCTTCCGGTGACTTCTTCTTCCCTTGGGATAGTCTACAGCAGAAAGGCTGGCCCATGTTGATTCCATATTTCTTAGGTTGGCAGTTTGATTGGTAGCAAGTGTACTTCGATCCATCAAAGTCTCACAAGCCTCAGCATCTGTCCCGCTTCTATCAAAAGTGGCAGTGGCAGACAGACGTCTTTTTGGTTGACTCTCTACCTGGTGCTGCCTAGTTCGATGAGCTACAGGTGTGGAGTGACAATCCTTGACAGACATGGAACCTGCGCTTGCTTTTGGTGGTCTTTCCTCCTGTCTTATCTCTTCTTCTCTTCCCCTTGAAGCATGGAGTTtcgtcatatttggcttgatcaTTTTTAATCGGGCCCCTTGTTCTTCATTGCCTTGCTTCTTGATACTTTTCTGTTGTTTCACTCTTTCTTGATAGTTCTCTTCAACTAATCTGGCATCCTTCTGCATTGTGCTCATGGACATTCTTGAAGATCGTGCTTTTTTCTTGGAGGACCTTCGCTTTGACAGACTCTCATCATCAATTCGATCTTTGCAAGAACCATCCGTCAATGTCTTATCACCTTTCTTCTCATTGCTACAATCATTTTCCAGCACAGGAGCTCCAAAGCATAATGTTTGCATAGCTTCAGCAGCTATTTGAGTATCTAAACCAACATTTAGCATGTCAGGAACATCGTCTCCATTACCATCGTCAATCATTCCATCACCAGCCCCCGAATTCAGTTGTTCATCCAGCTTCTTAATAAAGTTTTTTCTAGATCTGGACTTTGATAACTCACTTTTCACTCTACTTCTACTAGACAATAACCTAGAATCAGAACGGGGGGAACCCTTCAACTTTTTGCTGCTCAACGggtgcttttccttttctccacTGCCTTTAACTCCCCGTCTTAAGGGATCAAGTGAAACACGCTTCGGAGGTTCAGTAGCAGGACTCCTGCCAACAAGAAGTTCCTTTTTCTTCTGGAAAAACTCTCCACCTCCTTCATCTTCACGATTGTCATCCCAATCAAAAATCTCACCCTCTGCATCTGCAATTCCCGCTGCTCTCCGAGCCAAACTTTTTGTCCCTTTTGCAGCAGAGACAAATTTCGATTTTCCAATGGAGGACTTCCCAAAGTCAATATGTTGATCAAAATCCAAAGGATTGAGCTTAAGAAACTTGTCAACAACATCTAGTGCATTGGCCTGAGACTCCTCTCCAGGTTCTTGAGAATCTACATAACTTAAACCTGCCAATCCATCTTCATAGGCAAATTGAGGCAAGTCCACTGTCTTCTGAGCATCATTGTTGCCATCTTCTGACCCTTTAATTTCAACAAGTATCTCATCTCTGAAAAGTTTCCTCACAGCTGAACTACCAACTTTGCATCGGTTTCCATTACCTACATCATTCATTTGTTCGTCATACTCCTCACAAGCATTCGGGTTAAGCTCCTTCCTGACTTCAGATTGAGGTCCAACCATAGATGTCCCATTTTGGCCTGCACTTTCCTGCTCCAGAAGATTGTCATTTTTAATAGACCATGTACTTCCTTTTGTCCCTTTATGGCTCATGTCATAAGCAGCCAAACCAGAAGCCCTGACAGATGCAGCACGGATTGAAGTAAACCCTCGTTGCAGAGATCCTGAAAAAAATACATGAATATAAGACCTCCAAAATTCTGAAGCAGCTTTGTTATCAAATCTTCAAAGGCATTCTGTCTGATAACGAATATGGCTAGAATATAAAAGCTGAAAACATAAAAGGAATTCATCAACCACCTAAAAGTACCAGCATGCAAGTGTATATTAAATACTTTCATGTACCGCATAAGAGAAGAGAAATCCAGATTCTAAAATATAAAACAGAGAAAGCGAAGACAAAGCCTCTCTTTCAATAGTAAAACTTTTCTTGGATACAGCAGAAATGACCAACTGTAGACACATAGAGTTCAGAACCAAAGTCAGCAATTACATACTAAATATCAAAATACATGATAGTTGACGCATTGGCAAAGAATATACAGATCCAGCTAAGTGAGGAGGCCTATTTACAGTGAATTTTAAAAACTGGATGACGCAAAATGTTGTCCAACTTTACACTAGTAGAAGAACATTTCAATTAATTGCAAATTTAAGGAATGGATTAAGAAAGGGaactatttgatcagttatagtTCCATGCAGATCCTGCATAATCAAAATGGAAGAAAAGAGATGGTAAAATGATAAATTTAGGCCAAACATGTATAGCGTTAGAACTTGATTAAAACAAATTATCTCATGATAGCGAAACCAATTTACCTGATTGATGCTTGTCATTGCTTAGAACATCTGATTGTGAAATCGAACTCTTATCACCTGTGTTGGAATTGCTGCTTTTAGTAAACTTCACCTGATCAATAGAACTGTGTTTCATTGAATCATCATCTGATAACTCTTCAGTATCGCACAAGACCTCAGTTCTATCACTTCCTTCACTATCTACGGCAACTTCGACGTTGCACTTTTCAGAAGTCCGGATGCGTTCATTTTGTAGACCATCATGATCTTCCACCACTTGGGTTTCACCACCTAAATCCACCCGTTGAGTTTCACTACAAAAATCCACCACTTGTGTTTCACCACCAAAATCCACAACTTGCGTTTCACCGCCGAAATCCACCACTTGTGTTTCACCACCGAAATCCAAAAACTGGTTTTCACCACAAAGATTTACAAGTTGGGTCTCAAAGGCATCATTGAAGAAAAGACGGTCATCAGCAGGAACCATACATTGGTTACGGTACAACTCAGGATCCTTCCCTATAAATATAGACCAAATTGTATCTTTAGGGGAAAAAGCAATTTCAAATTAGAGTTCCAAATCTTAGAGAGAAAAAAAGTATCTCCCATATATTTGACTAACTTTGCATTTTCTTAATCTTCTGAAACCCCCTTCTCATCCTAAAGAAAAAGGTAGTACTCCCTCCCTCCCACTTTATGTGATGCGATTTGGAGTACAAGGGTCAAACTATCTAATTTTAGGTGTAAATTCGAACATAGAATCTtcaaattttttgaaataaaattaacATATTTGGAAACTACGTAAAAAGTAGTAGTCACAAAAAAATTACAACATTGAAAAGGCGTCGAGgtcaaagaaatttttttttgacTCTCCGAATTGTAACTGCATCACATAAGGTGGGGCAAAGGGAGTGAAgatgtcttctttttttttttttttgataagcaGTGAAGATATCTTCTGTTAATAAAggattcaattttttttctttatccttaacaagcaagaaaatTAAAACCCTTATATTAACATTTAGGAATAATCAACATACCCTAATTTAcccaaaaaaattagaaaaaataaaaataaacttgCCTGGGAATGACTCGGATGAAATTTGAGTGTCCACTGGTTGTGTATTGTCATTACTCAAAATACCCCTTTTCGGGTCAGGATTGTTCGCATTCTTTTTTCCACCGTCTACCATTTTAATTCATCTACAATTACATaccaaaaaatagtaaataaatcatAATCACAACAATAGTGATAATATTAATTGACACCAAGCCAAAGACTATGCCTTTAGAACACAATATCGCAATTGAAGAAAtaaatttagaagaaaaaaaactggaaaaagtacacaaaaataaaatactaactGCATCAAATCGGATTGAATCGGAAACGTCGGAGAAATCCGCCGGAGAGGTTGTGGGTATagttgtggggggggggggggggtaagtaTAGGTTTAGAGATTAAAGGAGGGAAAATAGGGAGAAGTGGGAAAAATTCTTAATTTGGAGGGAAATTTCTGCGTTTTTATATTCTCCCGAGTTTCTACTTCGACACACTACCATGGCCTTTGGTAAATGAGTACTTTTATTAATTTacttcttctttccttttcctttatttC is drawn from Nicotiana tabacum cultivar K326 chromosome 22, ASM71507v2, whole genome shotgun sequence and contains these coding sequences:
- the LOC107817964 gene encoding uncharacterized protein LOC107817964 isoform X1 produces the protein MVDGGKKNANNPDPKRGILSNDNTQPVDTQISSESFPGKDPELYRNQCMVPADDRLFFNDAFETQLVNLCGENQFLDFGGETQVVDFGGETQVVDFGGETQVVDFCSETQRVDLGGETQVVEDHDGLQNERIRTSEKCNVEVAVDSEGSDRTEVLCDTEELSDDDSMKHSSIDQVKFTKSSNSNTGDKSSISQSDVLSNDKHQSGSLQRGFTSIRAASVRASGLAAYDMSHKGTKGSTWSIKNDNLLEQESAGQNGTSMVGPQSEVRKELNPNACEEYDEQMNDVGNGNRCKVGSSAVRKLFRDEILVEIKGSEDGNNDAQKTVDLPQFAYEDGLAGLSYVDSQEPGEESQANALDVVDKFLKLNPLDFDQHIDFGKSSIGKSKFVSAAKGTKSLARRAAGIADAEGEIFDWDDNREDEGGGEFFQKKKELLVGRSPATEPPKRVSLDPLRRGVKGSGEKEKHPLSSKKLKGSPRSDSRLLSSRSRVKSELSKSRSRKNFIKKLDEQLNSGAGDGMIDDGNGDDVPDMLNVGLDTQIAAEAMQTLCFGAPVLENDCSNEKKGDKTLTDGSCKDRIDDESLSKRRSSKKKARSSRMSMSTMQKDARLVEENYQERVKQQKSIKKQGNEEQGARLKMIKPNMTKLHASRGREEEIRQEERPPKASAGSMSVKDCHSTPVAHRTRQHQVESQPKRRLSATATFDRSGTDAEACETLMDRSTLATNQTANLRNMESTWASLSAVDYPKGRRSHRKMPTMGQETTTQSCRRSKRLRGDQTSTSINVSTKKRKCSSECTLPDIASSERGSHKKLLQEGIDKRHLDGNSTNDAFADGSAKTILHKSIKDSNRKTNVEITRSVDEAQGTESSTGEQCKASASACTTPTNSKIQKNAVSPICMGDEYHKQSCRKNMSRSSLLREITSLHSTGTQIGSTIKDSRKRREMTNVRVLFSQHLDADIIKQQKKILARLGASSVSCMSDATHFVADEFVRTRNVLEAIAVGKPVVTHLWLESCGQASCLIDEKNYILRDARKEKEFGFSMPVSLARACQHPLLQGYRVFTTPNTKPGKDILASLVKAVHGLAVERLGRSVMKEEVVPDDLLVLSCEEDYEVCIPFLEKGSTVYSSELLLNGIVTQRLEFDRYSLFTDYVKRTRSTVWVKKNNNQYLAVAKCK
- the LOC107817964 gene encoding uncharacterized protein LOC107817964 isoform X2, coding for MVDGGKKNANNPDPKRGILSNDNTQPVDTQISSESFPGKDPELYRNQCMVPADDRLFFNDAFETQLVNLCGENQFLDFGGETQVVDFGGETQVVDFGGETQVVDFCSETQRVDLGGETQVVEDHDGLQNERIRTSEKCNVEVAVDSEGSDRTEVLCDTEELSDDDSMKHSSIDQVKFTKSSNSNTGDKSSISQSDVLSNDKHQSGSLQRGFTSIRAASVRASGLAAYDMSHKGTKGSTWSIKNDNLLEQESAGQNGTSMVGPQSEVRKELNPNACEEYDEQMNDVGNGNRCKVGSSAVRKLFRDEILVEIKGSEDGNNDAQKTVDLPQFAYEDGLAGLSYVDSQEPGEESQANALDVVDKFLKLNPLDFDQHIDFGKSSIGKSKFVSAAKGTKSLARRAAGIADAEGEIFDWDDNREDEGGGEFFQKKKELLVGRSPATEPPKRVSLDPLRRGVKGSGEKEKHPLSSKKLKGSPRSDSRLLSSRSRVKSELSKSRSRKNFIKKLDEQLNSGAGDGMIDDGNGDDVPDMLNVGLDTQIAAEAMQTLCFGAPVLENDCSNEKKGDKTLTDGSCKDRIDDESLSKRRSSKKKARSSRMSMSTMQKDARLVEENYQERVKQQKSIKKQGNEEQGARLKMIKPNMTKLHASRGREEEIRQEERPPKASAGSMSVKDCHSTPVAHRTRQHQVESQPKRRLSATATFDRSGTDAEACETLMDRSTLATNQTANLRNMESTWASLSAVDYPKGRRSHRKMPTMGQETTTQSCRRSKRLRGDQTSTSINVSTKKRKCSSECTLPDIASSERGSHKKLLQEGIDKRHLDGNSTNDAFADGSAKTILHKSIKDSNRKTNVEITRSVDEAQGTESSTGEQCKASASACTTPTNSKIQKNAVSPICMGDEYHKQSCRKNMSRSSLLREITSLHSTGTQIGSTIKDSRKRREMTNVRVLFSQHLDADIIKQQKKILARLGASSVSCMSDATHFVADEFVRTRNVLEAIAVGKPVVTHLWLESCGQASCLIDEKNYILRDARKEKEFGFSMPVSLARACQHPLLQGYRVFTTPNTKPGKDILASLVKAVHGLAVERLGRSVMKEEVVPDDLLVLSCEEDYEVCIPFLEKGSTVYSSELLLNGIVTQRLEFDSLFTDYVKRTRSTVWVKKNNNQYLAVAKCK